From a single Okeanomitos corallinicola TIOX110 genomic region:
- the ppc gene encoding phosphoenolpyruvate carboxylase: MGSLLYSSSPTANIYPMSELFLRHRLQVVEELWESVLQQECGQNMVDLLRKLRDLCSPEGQATNDQASSVVELIEQLNINEAIRAARAFALYFQLINIIEQEYEQKQQLTRYSETDVLDQENPPNIIYSTNQRENELPVTRSLGANFATHSWGDTTPAKQKGTFAALFPLLFRLNVPPQQIQRLISQLDVRLVFTAHPTEIVRHTIRDKQRQVVCLLQKLDTLENNAGGYPWEVGEVKEQLLEEIRLWWRTDELHQFKPTVLDEVDYALHYFQEVLFDGIPQLYKRFKYSLEQTFPWLEPPSKNFCSFGSWVGSDRDGNPSVTPEVTWKTACYQRKMVLERYIKSVKHLIELLSVSMHWSDVLPDLLESLEIDQSKLSDVYDALALRYRQEPYRLKLAYVLRRLENTRDRNLSLYNREMPTNEEAPMYRSGAEFLAELRLVQRNLTETGLSCRELDHLISQVEIFDFHLTQLDIRQESSRHSDAINEILEYLQVLPQSYNELTEAQRVAWLTGELQTRRPLIPAELPFSEKTNDIIQTFRTVRSLQQEFGLNICQTYIISMCREVSDVLEVLLLAKESRLFDPAIAVGTIRVVPLFETVEDLQRSRSVMRELFELPLYRAFLAGGYEPQTTDVNPSVTVKPNLQEVMLGYSDSNKDSGFLSSNWEIHKAQKSLQLIAEEFGLNLRIFHGRGGSVGRGGGPAYEAILAQPGHSINGRIKITEQGEVLASKYSLLDLALYHVETITTAVVQASLLKTGFDDIEPWNEIMEELAVRSRQHYRALIYEQPDFIDFFHQVTPIEEISQLQISSRPARRPSGKKDLSSLRAIPWVFSWTQTRFLLPAWYGIGTALHDFLNEKPEEHLKLMRYFYQKWPFFKMVISKAEMTLAKVDMEMARHYVEELSNPEDKPRFDKVFEQIASEFYLTRDLVLKITGYQKLLDGDPVLQRSVQLRNGTIVPLGFIQVSLLKRLREYKNSTTPGVIHSRYSKGELQRGALLTINGIAAGMRNTG, translated from the coding sequence ATGGGTTCCCTTTTATACTCTTCATCGCCAACAGCGAATATCTACCCCATGTCTGAATTATTTTTGCGTCATCGTCTACAGGTAGTAGAGGAATTGTGGGAGTCGGTTCTTCAACAAGAATGCGGCCAAAATATGGTGGATCTATTGCGGAAATTACGCGATTTGTGTTCACCAGAAGGACAAGCCACAAATGATCAAGCCTCCTCAGTGGTGGAATTAATTGAACAGCTGAATATTAATGAGGCTATTAGGGCGGCTCGTGCTTTTGCTCTCTATTTTCAGCTAATTAACATCATTGAGCAGGAATATGAACAAAAACAACAATTAACTCGGTATTCTGAGACAGATGTATTAGATCAGGAAAATCCACCGAATATTATCTATTCGACTAACCAAAGAGAAAATGAGTTACCAGTCACTAGGTCTCTAGGTGCAAATTTTGCTACCCACAGTTGGGGAGATACAACACCAGCTAAACAAAAGGGTACTTTTGCCGCCCTGTTTCCTTTGTTATTTAGGCTGAATGTCCCACCCCAGCAAATTCAACGGTTAATTTCTCAACTGGATGTGCGCTTAGTTTTTACTGCACACCCAACGGAAATTGTCCGCCATACTATCCGCGATAAACAGCGTCAGGTGGTATGTCTTCTACAAAAGCTAGATACTCTAGAAAATAATGCTGGGGGCTATCCTTGGGAAGTAGGAGAGGTAAAAGAGCAATTACTAGAGGAAATTCGTCTCTGGTGGCGGACAGATGAGTTACATCAATTTAAACCTACGGTACTAGATGAGGTAGATTACGCTTTACATTACTTCCAAGAGGTGTTATTTGATGGTATTCCCCAACTCTATAAACGCTTCAAATATTCTCTAGAACAAACTTTCCCCTGGTTAGAACCTCCTAGTAAAAATTTCTGTTCTTTTGGTTCTTGGGTGGGTTCAGATCGGGATGGTAATCCATCGGTAACGCCGGAGGTAACTTGGAAAACCGCTTGTTATCAGCGGAAAATGGTGTTAGAGAGATACATTAAATCAGTAAAACATTTGATTGAACTGTTAAGTGTTTCTATGCACTGGAGTGATGTCCTCCCAGATTTATTGGAATCTCTGGAGATAGATCAATCTAAGCTGAGTGATGTGTATGATGCTCTGGCTTTGCGTTATCGTCAAGAACCTTATCGCTTAAAACTTGCCTATGTGCTGAGAAGGTTGGAGAATACCCGCGATCGCAATTTGTCTTTGTATAATCGGGAAATGCCAACCAATGAAGAAGCTCCCATGTATCGTTCTGGGGCGGAATTTTTGGCAGAATTGCGATTAGTGCAACGCAATTTAACGGAAACAGGTTTAAGTTGCCGAGAATTGGATCATCTAATTTCTCAAGTGGAAATATTTGATTTCCACCTAACTCAATTGGATATTCGTCAAGAATCATCTCGTCACTCTGATGCGATTAATGAAATTCTTGAATATTTACAAGTTTTACCCCAATCCTACAACGAACTCACCGAAGCTCAAAGAGTGGCTTGGTTAACGGGAGAATTACAAACTAGAAGACCATTAATTCCCGCTGAATTGCCATTTTCCGAAAAAACTAACGATATTATCCAAACCTTCCGCACCGTGCGATCGCTACAACAGGAATTTGGTTTGAATATCTGCCAAACATACATTATCAGTATGTGTCGGGAAGTTAGCGATGTTTTGGAAGTTCTGCTCTTAGCTAAAGAATCTAGATTATTTGATCCGGCGATCGCTGTCGGTACAATTCGAGTCGTACCCCTATTTGAAACCGTAGAAGATTTACAACGTTCTCGTAGTGTCATGCGAGAATTGTTTGAATTGCCCCTATATCGCGCCTTTTTAGCTGGTGGTTATGAACCGCAGACGACAGATGTTAATCCATCTGTGACGGTTAAACCTAACCTACAGGAAGTGATGTTGGGTTACTCGGATAGTAACAAAGACTCTGGCTTTTTAAGCAGTAACTGGGAAATTCATAAAGCCCAAAAATCACTCCAGCTAATTGCTGAGGAATTTGGCTTGAACCTGCGAATTTTCCACGGTAGAGGCGGTTCTGTTGGCCGTGGTGGTGGTCCGGCTTATGAGGCGATTTTGGCTCAACCAGGTCATAGTATTAATGGCAGAATCAAGATTACAGAACAAGGTGAAGTTTTAGCTTCTAAATATTCCTTGTTGGACTTGGCCTTGTATCACGTGGAAACCATCACCACTGCCGTAGTCCAAGCCAGTTTGTTAAAAACCGGGTTTGATGATATTGAACCTTGGAACGAAATTATGGAAGAATTAGCTGTGCGATCGCGTCAGCATTATCGCGCTCTAATTTACGAACAACCAGACTTTATTGACTTCTTCCACCAAGTCACCCCCATTGAAGAAATTAGCCAACTGCAAATTAGCTCTCGTCCTGCTCGTCGTCCATCTGGTAAAAAAGATTTAAGCAGTTTACGAGCGATTCCTTGGGTATTTAGTTGGACACAAACCAGATTTTTATTACCTGCTTGGTATGGTATTGGTACAGCATTGCACGACTTCCTGAACGAAAAACCAGAAGAACACCTGAAATTAATGCGTTACTTTTATCAGAAGTGGCCTTTCTTCAAAATGGTAATTTCTAAAGCGGAAATGACCTTGGCTAAGGTAGACATGGAAATGGCACGTCATTACGTAGAGGAGTTATCTAATCCAGAAGATAAACCCCGCTTTGATAAAGTATTTGAACAAATTGCTAGTGAATTCTACCTCACCAGGGATTTAGTCTTAAAAATTACTGGCTACCAAAAGCTTTTGGATGGTGATCCTGTCCTGCAACGTTCAGTACAGCTACGTAATGGCACAATTGTACCGCTAGGATTTATCCAAGTTTCTTTGCTCAAACGCCTCCGAGAATACAAAAACAGCACTACTCCAGGTGTGATTCATTCCCGTTACAGTAAGGGAGAATTACAACGAGGAGCATTGTTAACCATTAATGGTATTGCTGCGGGGATGAGAAATACTGGTTGA